The window GGTATCACCTGCAATGTAGATAGTAAGCCCACCGGCGGTTTTAACTAAATAAGAACCCCACAAGGATCGGTTTGGCCCGATAAAAGGATTCCTCATGGTCCAGTGGTTGCAGGGAAGCAGGGTGATTTCCAGCTTGCCCTCGCTAAAAATGTCAAACCAGTCCATTTGAGTACGCCGATTCATTTTCAGATCATCAAAGATTTCATTATAACCCAGAGGTGTAATTACCTGGGTATCATCGTTTAAGGAATCAAGGAAAGGCTTATCCAGGTGATCGTAATGCCCATGTGTAATCAGAACATAATCTGGAGATGGCATCTCTTTTATGTCGGAAACCAGAGGCGAGAAGTCCTGGAAGAATCCTGGAATCCCTGAAAAAAGAGGGTCTATAAGGATATATTTATCCGCATCTTTTATCATCACACAGGAATGTTTAACAAATGTGATTGAAAAATCCTTTTTTTCTTTTACTGACTTCCAGTCAATGGAAACAGGAATCCGGCGCTCCTCATTATAAAAGGCTTTGAAGCTGTTCTTGGAAAATAACTTCCACTGTAAGATTCGCCACGGACTGCCGAAATTTTCCCGGTTAAAAGGATTTACAAACCGGTTATTCCCGTGATGGATTTTTTGGAGCGCGATCTCCTTAAGACTCAGGCCGGGAGGAACGACAGCCGCGTGTCCCTTACCCCCGGCAAAGGCGGCTTTAAAAATTGCATCAAAGGGAAGGAGACAAAATATAAATACCCTTTTCCCCCATGCGAAAAACTTAGCTATGAAAATGCGTCGCGTCATGGTGTTGTTTATGAATTTGTACATTTTAAGGGATTGTTTTAGTAAAACTACTATCTTTTAAAAAAACTATAAGTCTTTTTCCCTTTTTTAGAAAGTAAAAATAGCTCACCGCCTGTTATTTTTGTCATGATATCATTTTCGTTCATATGATGATCGCTAAAAGACAAGATGCCCTCAGGCTTTAAAATTCGGTGCAATTCCGTCATTACGGCATCCGGATGATTCAGCATATGAAATATATCGTATAACAAAATCACCTCCATGCTGTGATCAGGCAATCCTGTTTTACCACCGGAGCAGATGGTTTCCACATTTGCCAGTTGCCTTTTCAAAACGATTTTTTGAACTCTGTTAACTGCACGCCGATTAATGTCCAACGCATAGACCCTACCCGATTGACAAACCATTTTTGAAACAGGAACCACATATCCCCCCGGACCACAGCCGTAATCGAGCACATAGTCCCCAGTTTTTATGCCTGTTTCCACCAGTATGGTTTCCCTTGGAATAAAAAAATCCCGTAACATGAAGGCAAAACACATACCTTGAAACATTAAATGACCCATCGGTTTATCCATCATTTTTCTCCTTAGGGTTCTCACAGGTAGGTATAGAGAATGGAGACAGAGAATGGTCAATTAAAAAAGAAAACCCCATGCCTTTGATCGAAAGGCTCTACCGGTTTTTAAACAACCCTCCAATCGTATTCAACAAAAATATTTTTCTATTTTTTAAAAACCCGATGCCCTTGAACCCAAACCTTCCGATCAGGACAGGCATGCCTTCATTTTTTTTCTTATTATTTCAATCACCTTTCTCTTTTGATCTTCATCAAGAATATGATAGAATTTCAGGAAAAGATCCAGGTTGTCCGCCATAAAAACCGGCATCTTGTTAAGCTGCTTTTTTGCGGCTTCGGCTATGGCATTCATATCCGGTTTTTCTTTGTTGATTTGATTGTGCAGTTGTATGAAATTTTCCTTTCGCTTTTTCATGGCCCAGGTCATCTTTTCCTTTACCTCCAGCCTGATTTTCTCATATTCTATCTTTTGAGTCTCTGTAAGATTCAAATCCTCAACCTTTTTATCCAACCGTGACAGGACATGCTGGGAAAAATTTTTGCCAAAAAACTTTGGGTGCGGCCCTTTTCCGCAAAACATGGGATGATACCCACAGTTTTTGAATCCGTGAATTCCACATGCGGACACAATACCCACAAACAAAATGACGGCTGTAATGATAAAATGCTTTTTCTTAAATTTCATTTGTCTCCTCCTTTTGGTGTGAGTCATTTTCTATTTCATTTTAAACTTAGAATAGTATAAACTTGTAAAGAATGTTTGTTCCGGTGATGAAAAAATGTTAAATAAAGGTAAAAAAATGTAAAAACGGGTGACAGTTATGGCAAAAAAGGTTTTACTGGTAGATGATGATAAAAAACTCAGAAAGCTTCTCGGGGAATATCTGGCAGGCTACGGGTTTAATACCCTCACTCTTGCTGACGGGTCATCGGTCCAGGAAACAATCCGTGAACAATCCCCGGACATGGTCATACTTGATATCATGTTACCCAAACGAAACGGGCTGGATGTACTGAAAGATATCCGCATGGAGTTTACCATTCCGGTTATCATGCTCACTGCCAAGGGTGATGATGCGGACAGGATTGTAGGTCTTGAGCTTGGCGCAGACGACTACCTTCCCAAACCGTTTAATCCCAGGGAGCTTCTGGCAAGAATCAAAGCGGTACTCCGAAGAGTACCGCGAGGAACAAAAGGCAGGGACAATGAGGGTATATTTGTCAGGGCGGGCGGCCTCATCCTGAACAGGGCCAAACAAACACTGTTGATCAATGACAAAGAAGTAGAGCTGTCTTCGACTGAATTTAAACTTCTTGAAATATTGATGACACATCCAAACCGGGTGATGAGTCGCGACCGACTCATGGATCTCGCCCAAGGCAGGAACTTTTGCGCCTTTGATAGGAGCATTGACGTTCACATCAGCAAGTTGAGAGCAAAAATAGAAAAAGATCTCCGATCTCCCCGGCGTATCAAAACTGTCTGGGGAACAGGCTACATGTTTATGGATTTGCCATGAAACCTGCAAAACTTTATATCAAAATATTCTTATCCTTTGTGATGGTGTTGATCATCACTGAGCTACTGATCTTCGGACTTTTTATCTTCTCCGTCGGCAGAAGCTTTAATTTCAGGTTTGAGCGATATGCAAAAGCCCAAGCCATGATAATAAACGATTTTATCAAAGAAAAAATTCAATCAGAGGTTAAAATACATCCGTCAAAAAACAAATCTTTACAAAACTTCCTCCTGCGCCTGGGAGAAATTTACGATGCAAAAATCTGGCTGGCAGACTCTGCCGGCGTTGTGCTTATCAAGTCTTTTCAGGGGAACATTCCGGTCGATATGACAAAGATTGACAAAGATCGTGTAAAGGATTACCAACAGTTTAAAATGCATCGTGATTTCAAAAGACGACATCTTTTCTATATCACCATCCCTGTTGAAATCAGTAACGGCGAAACCGGCTGTTTCCATCTTTATCAAAACATGAAAAAAACCCACATTGAGGGGCGTTTTGCCCTGGGACTTGCCGGAATCGGTATGATCATTGCTGTACTGATCGTTCCTGTTTCAAGGCTTATCACCAAAAGAATCAAGCGCCTTGGGGCCTCCGCCAACCGGATCGCAGCAGGTGATCTATCTCATAGAATACTGGTTAAAGGCAAAGACGAGATAGAAGAACTGGGACACTCTTTCAATCGCATGGCTGATGAACTTGAAAAAATGATTAAAGGCGGCAGGGAACTCACCGCCAACATATCCCACGAGCTGAGAAGCCCTTTGGCAAGAA is drawn from Thermodesulfobacteriota bacterium and contains these coding sequences:
- a CDS encoding Spy/CpxP family protein refolding chaperone, translating into MKFKKKHFIITAVILFVGIVSACGIHGFKNCGYHPMFCGKGPHPKFFGKNFSQHVLSRLDKKVEDLNLTETQKIEYEKIRLEVKEKMTWAMKKRKENFIQLHNQINKEKPDMNAIAEAAKKQLNKMPVFMADNLDLFLKFYHILDEDQKRKVIEIIRKKMKACLS
- a CDS encoding response regulator codes for the protein MAKKVLLVDDDKKLRKLLGEYLAGYGFNTLTLADGSSVQETIREQSPDMVILDIMLPKRNGLDVLKDIRMEFTIPVIMLTAKGDDADRIVGLELGADDYLPKPFNPRELLARIKAVLRRVPRGTKGRDNEGIFVRAGGLILNRAKQTLLINDKEVELSSTEFKLLEILMTHPNRVMSRDRLMDLAQGRNFCAFDRSIDVHISKLRAKIEKDLRSPRRIKTVWGTGYMFMDLP
- a CDS encoding HAMP domain-containing protein, which produces MKPAKLYIKIFLSFVMVLIITELLIFGLFIFSVGRSFNFRFERYAKAQAMIINDFIKEKIQSEVKIHPSKNKSLQNFLLRLGEIYDAKIWLADSAGVVLIKSFQGNIPVDMTKIDKDRVKDYQQFKMHRDFKRRHLFYITIPVEISNGETGCFHLYQNMKKTHIEGRFALGLAGIGMIIAVLIVPVSRLITKRIKRLGASANRIAAGDLSHRILVKGKDEIEELGHSFNRMADELEKMIKGGRELTANISHELRSPLARIRIAQELIRKKLARSEYNELVQSFIKTFT
- a CDS encoding MBL fold metallo-hydrolase, yielding MYKFINNTMTRRIFIAKFFAWGKRVFIFCLLPFDAIFKAAFAGGKGHAAVVPPGLSLKEIALQKIHHGNNRFVNPFNRENFGSPWRILQWKLFSKNSFKAFYNEERRIPVSIDWKSVKEKKDFSITFVKHSCVMIKDADKYILIDPLFSGIPGFFQDFSPLVSDIKEMPSPDYVLITHGHYDHLDKPFLDSLNDDTQVITPLGYNEIFDDLKMNRRTQMDWFDIFSEGKLEITLLPCNHWTMRNPFIGPNRSLWGSYLVKTAGGLTIYIAGDTSYFEGFNEIGEEYSIDLVIFNLGAYEPRWFMAGSHMNPHETVRAFQQLHARHFFIVHWGTFRLGDEPVHFPPIDLKRELEKEGISDRVIDLKHGQTLFYDDFAKPYVMSSV
- a CDS encoding class I SAM-dependent methyltransferase — protein: MMDKPMGHLMFQGMCFAFMLRDFFIPRETILVETGIKTGDYVLDYGCGPGGYVVPVSKMVCQSGRVYALDINRRAVNRVQKIVLKRQLANVETICSGGKTGLPDHSMEVILLYDIFHMLNHPDAVMTELHRILKPEGILSFSDHHMNENDIMTKITGGELFLLSKKGKKTYSFFKR